Proteins encoded in a region of the Clostridia bacterium genome:
- a CDS encoding DUF975 family protein — protein sequence MIQRELLKANAKESIKGNIGTIFGMTIIVSLISAVLNFIPTIGSVANTFFVSPAFNLAFVAIYLKIARGGKVVFSELFDGFAYFWGAFKIYFLVGLFTLLWSLLFIVPGIIKAYSYSMAMYIYSENRNMGALEAINKSKEIMEGHKMDLFILELSFAGWFLLGVITFGIALIYFIPYAETTFANFYLAISGQPMENATVIDADLV from the coding sequence ATGATTCAGAGAGAGCTTTTAAAAGCAAATGCAAAAGAAAGCATCAAAGGCAATATCGGTACGATATTCGGAATGACTATTATTGTTTCGCTCATCTCCGCGGTCCTCAATTTTATTCCGACTATTGGTTCAGTTGCTAACACATTTTTTGTGTCACCTGCATTCAATCTCGCATTTGTGGCAATCTACTTAAAAATCGCTCGTGGCGGAAAAGTTGTTTTTAGCGAACTATTTGACGGTTTCGCCTATTTCTGGGGTGCTTTCAAGATTTACTTCTTAGTAGGATTATTCACACTTTTATGGTCGTTACTCTTCATTGTTCCGGGTATCATCAAAGCATACTCCTACTCAATGGCAATGTACATTTATTCTGAAAATCGCAATATGGGCGCGCTTGAGGCAATCAACAAATCCAAAGAAATCATGGAAGGTCATAAAATGGATTTGTTTATTTTAGAATTGTCCTTTGCAGGTTGGTTTTTGTTAGGTGTAATCACTTTCGGTATTGCTTTAATTTATTTTATTCCGTATGCTGAAACAACGTTTGCAAACTTCTACCTTGCAATTTCAGGTCAGCCTATGGAAAATGCGACAGTAATTGATGCAGATTTAGTGTGA
- a CDS encoding recombinase family protein has translation MANVIEIPATKSYFGHGAKRVLNVGAYARVSTEAEQQTKSFETQVEHYTKMIKETAGWKYVDIYGDEGISGTSIYNRPEFQRMMNDCRKGKLDLVVTKSVSRFGRNTAESLQCIRELKDLGVGVLFEKEGINTLNYTTEMFIALHTIFAQAESESMSENIKMGRSYRYREGKCCYNFNGVYGFSQDAERNISVEIGKAINVRFIFDCFIKGMSIEQIVNALAEREIPSPRGKERWSPGSVERILKNEKYAGDVLTSKTVTLDPISKKKVKNTGQAPQYYIRDHHPPIVERDLFDSVQEEISRRGCIKKFDKKQSYGKYSGKFPYNDLIFCGECGAKYRRTEWKTRSGDKKYVWRRLNRIQNGQDCCQNSPSINNNYMNEVTLEAINTIYTSRKRVKDILKSSIASLLGDTEQPKISANMEKLNLMSDRMREAIYQNANGEISTDELDRICLEVKMESQRLRQENKEYEMERKMKSTESSKLKLIFKAIDGMEDKVSEIDTPLIRSIIERYEVVSKKKMTIWFIGDIPYEVDLPE, from the coding sequence ATGGCAAATGTAATCGAAATACCTGCAACAAAATCATATTTCGGGCATGGTGCAAAGCGAGTGCTGAATGTCGGTGCCTATGCAAGAGTCAGCACCGAGGCAGAGCAACAGACAAAAAGCTTTGAGACTCAGGTTGAACACTATACCAAAATGATTAAAGAAACGGCAGGTTGGAAATATGTAGATATATACGGCGATGAAGGCATCAGCGGAACCTCTATATATAACCGACCTGAATTTCAGAGAATGATGAACGATTGCAGAAAGGGTAAGTTAGACCTCGTAGTAACAAAATCCGTATCAAGATTCGGAAGAAATACAGCCGAAAGCTTACAATGCATCAGAGAACTTAAGGATTTGGGAGTCGGGGTGCTATTCGAAAAAGAAGGCATCAACACACTTAACTATACAACCGAGATGTTCATTGCACTGCATACCATATTTGCTCAGGCTGAAAGTGAGTCAATGAGTGAAAACATAAAGATGGGCAGAAGCTACAGATACCGTGAGGGCAAGTGTTGCTATAACTTTAACGGCGTATACGGCTTCAGTCAGGATGCAGAAAGAAACATATCAGTAGAAATCGGTAAAGCAATCAATGTCAGATTCATCTTCGACTGCTTCATAAAAGGTATGAGCATAGAACAAATTGTCAATGCACTTGCCGAAAGAGAAATCCCATCTCCAAGAGGTAAAGAAAGATGGTCGCCCGGCTCAGTGGAAAGAATACTTAAGAATGAAAAGTATGCAGGTGATGTCCTGACCTCAAAGACAGTAACTCTTGATCCAATCTCAAAGAAAAAGGTAAAGAACACAGGTCAAGCTCCGCAGTATTATATCAGAGACCATCATCCGCCAATCGTAGAACGTGACCTGTTCGACAGTGTGCAAGAGGAAATTAGCCGACGTGGATGTATCAAAAAGTTTGATAAAAAACAAAGCTATGGAAAATACAGCGGCAAGTTTCCATACAACGACTTAATATTCTGTGGCGAATGCGGTGCCAAGTACAGACGAACAGAATGGAAAACCCGTAGCGGTGATAAGAAATATGTATGGCGGCGCCTAAACAGAATTCAGAACGGACAAGATTGCTGTCAGAATTCTCCTTCCATCAACAATAACTATATGAATGAGGTTACGCTCGAAGCCATCAATACGATATATACAAGCAGAAAAAGAGTAAAGGACATATTAAAAAGCTCAATCGCCTCTCTACTCGGGGATACCGAACAGCCAAAGATAAGTGCCAATATGGAAAAGCTTAATCTAATGAGCGACAGAATGCGCGAGGCTATATACCAAAATGCTAACGGTGAAATATCAACGGACGAGCTTGACAGAATATGTCTGGAAGTAAAGATGGAATCGCAAAGACTGCGTCAAGAGAATAAGGAATATGAGATGGAGAGAAAGATGAAATCAACCGAGTCATCTAAGCTGAAGCTTATCTTCAAAGCCATTGATGGTATGGAAGATAAGGTGAGCGAGATTGATACACCTCTCATTCGAAGCATCATCGAAAGATACGAGGTTGTGTCAAAGAAAAAGATGACCATATGGTTCATCGGCGACATACCTTATGAGGTTGACCTGCCGGAATAA
- a CDS encoding recombinase family protein, translating into MANRYLAFGYKIADGKLCVEETEAELVKAAFTLYAAGKSYSQIAERFTLSGIRYNIDSDKWNKNMVKRIIENNKYIGRNGYPQIIEEKLYNKANKTRLSKVVNKPPEKAELDNFLRTHSECPICSSPIKRQNQCYGENRSVAYKCTNSVCPAKSVKENRLVNLITELLNKIADDLSLADEPVITAIPDDELTDDMANDIYIKMLTEYDKDEVLADIYELAKIKFRNSIKTDMSAVTERIKKELCKYGILTEPHLPLMQKIISKFYVGGQEELSILLTNGKLITRSVN; encoded by the coding sequence ATGGCAAACCGTTACCTTGCATTCGGCTACAAAATAGCTGACGGCAAACTTTGTGTTGAAGAAACTGAGGCAGAACTTGTAAAGGCGGCCTTTACACTGTATGCGGCAGGAAAATCATACAGTCAGATTGCCGAAAGATTTACCTTAAGCGGAATCAGATACAACATTGATTCTGACAAATGGAATAAAAATATGGTAAAACGGATAATTGAAAACAATAAATATATCGGCAGAAACGGTTATCCGCAAATCATAGAAGAAAAGCTCTATAACAAGGCGAACAAAACAAGGCTTTCAAAAGTCGTAAATAAACCGCCCGAAAAAGCAGAGCTTGATAACTTCCTGCGGACTCATTCGGAGTGCCCGATATGCAGTTCACCGATAAAAAGGCAGAATCAATGCTATGGCGAGAATAGGTCTGTGGCATATAAATGTACCAATTCCGTATGCCCAGCAAAATCCGTTAAAGAGAATCGACTTGTAAATCTCATAACGGAATTGCTTAACAAAATTGCAGACGATTTAAGCCTTGCAGACGAACCCGTTATAACCGCAATTCCCGATGATGAGCTGACAGACGATATGGCAAACGATATCTACATAAAAATGCTGACGGAATATGATAAGGATGAAGTGCTTGCAGACATATACGAGCTTGCAAAAATCAAATTCCGAAACAGTATCAAAACAGATATGAGTGCAGTTACCGAAAGGATAAAAAAAGAGCTTTGCAAGTATGGGATACTTACAGAGCCTCATCTTCCGCTTATGCAGAAAATTATATCAAAATTCTATGTAGGCGGTCAGGAAGAGCTTTCTATACTGCTTACTAATGGAAAATTAATAACAAGGAGTGTGAATTAA